A window from Candidatus Bathyarchaeia archaeon encodes these proteins:
- a CDS encoding glycoside hydrolase family 13 protein produces the protein MMNRILILTMTVSLMFSSFSTITQQRSTADPSQLRALSSQHARSSDPFSAQSSDSVFKSPIWVKDAVFYQIFPDRFRDGDPSNNPVDGDLLWRAWSREESISALKMPWNEIPEEPARGRDWFGGDLKGVQDKAQYLADLGVTAIYLNPTMDSTDNHGYTIIDYKSVNRYFGTHSRLQDGTLVVDPEKSLEVFRNMTNELNKHEIKVILDGVFNHVSAKHQWFDRDNDFQSQGAYENQSSQWYTWFNFYNWPNSYQAWHGFLNLPEVTEVADFKTYVYGDPNDSVIKFWHALGVDGWRLDTGQDINHSFWKGFRTAYKQLNHDGYIVGEFFGDATPWLQGDEWDSVMNYRFRDAVLEWALGGNVNGFDFKLTSIIDDYPSEAFYAAFNLLDSHDTERALTRLGGEKNRMKLAVIFQMTYPGAPVVYYGDEVGMQGLTDPDCRRPYLWQDLGLEPDLNMLEHYKRLISIRKGYSVLRTGTLHTLLTDNANHIYTLVREDNSTNPIAVLIYNNGVTPQTVTVDLSSFLSDGANLTDVLNSQKYKVQDGKITVQLSSLWASILVGGAVALPEMPAMAFPYFFLVVIVAVAVLVAATTYIVLRPRKSQVT, from the coding sequence ATGATGAATAGGATTCTCATTCTAACCATGACTGTATCATTAATGTTCAGCTCCTTTTCCACGATTACCCAACAACGATCAACGGCTGACCCCTCACAGCTAAGGGCTCTTAGCAGCCAACACGCACGTTCATCTGATCCCTTCTCAGCCCAATCGAGCGACAGCGTCTTTAAATCCCCTATCTGGGTCAAGGACGCGGTATTCTACCAGATCTTTCCAGACAGATTCCGCGATGGCGACCCATCAAACAACCCCGTGGACGGTGATCTCCTTTGGAGAGCTTGGAGTCGAGAGGAATCTATCAGCGCTCTGAAGATGCCTTGGAATGAGATTCCTGAAGAACCTGCAAGAGGCAGAGACTGGTTTGGAGGCGACCTCAAAGGCGTCCAAGACAAGGCTCAATACCTAGCCGATCTGGGAGTAACAGCCATCTATTTGAATCCGACCATGGATTCCACAGATAACCATGGGTACACAATCATCGACTATAAATCTGTGAACCGTTATTTCGGCACCCACTCGCGCCTACAAGACGGAACACTTGTTGTGGACCCAGAGAAAAGTCTGGAAGTGTTCAGAAACATGACAAACGAACTGAACAAACATGAGATAAAAGTGATTCTAGATGGAGTTTTCAACCATGTCAGCGCAAAACACCAATGGTTCGACAGAGACAACGACTTTCAAAGCCAAGGCGCATACGAAAATCAAAGCTCACAGTGGTACACATGGTTCAACTTTTACAATTGGCCAAACAGCTACCAAGCATGGCACGGGTTTCTGAACCTACCCGAAGTAACCGAGGTCGCCGACTTCAAAACCTATGTTTACGGTGACCCGAATGACTCTGTTATCAAGTTTTGGCACGCATTGGGCGTTGACGGCTGGCGCCTCGACACGGGCCAAGACATTAACCACTCGTTTTGGAAAGGATTTAGAACGGCTTACAAGCAGCTCAATCATGACGGCTACATCGTTGGGGAATTCTTTGGAGACGCCACACCTTGGCTACAAGGCGATGAATGGGATTCTGTAATGAACTACAGGTTTAGAGACGCAGTCTTAGAGTGGGCTTTAGGCGGAAATGTCAACGGCTTTGACTTCAAGCTAACATCGATTATAGATGATTATCCATCTGAGGCATTTTACGCAGCGTTCAACCTTCTGGATTCACACGACACCGAACGAGCCCTTACACGTTTAGGCGGAGAAAAGAACCGAATGAAGCTGGCAGTGATCTTTCAAATGACTTATCCAGGCGCACCAGTCGTCTATTACGGTGATGAGGTGGGCATGCAGGGGCTAACCGATCCAGACTGCAGACGCCCTTACCTGTGGCAAGACCTAGGACTAGAGCCTGACCTCAACATGCTGGAGCACTACAAGAGACTCATATCGATAAGGAAAGGCTACTCTGTCCTGCGAACAGGCACACTGCATACCTTGTTGACCGACAACGCAAACCACATCTACACGCTCGTAAGAGAGGATAACTCCACAAACCCCATCGCAGTGCTAATCTACAACAACGGCGTCACCCCACAGACAGTCACCGTGGACCTTTCGAGCTTCTTATCGGACGGCGCCAACCTAACAGATGTGCTCAACTCTCAAAAATACAAGGTTCAAGACGGAAAAATCACGGTGCAACTCAGCAGTTTGTGGGCAAGCATCTTAGTGGGAGGAGCTGTCGCGCTACCTGAAATGCCCGCCATGGCGTTTCCATACTTCTTCCTGGTGGTCATTGTTGCAGTTGCGGTACTCGTTGCAGCAACAACATACATAGTCTTGCGTCCAAGAAAAAGCCAAGTGACATAA
- a CDS encoding 16S rRNA methyltransferase, which translates to MLTLIIAESALETIPESLWNHPSVRKHSRLHRKHPKLMLLDRSYHHAAMKRLELSERSGRPDIVHFSLLEGLGSPLNKEKLLSIYVHTLNDYVIWVNPQARLPRNYSRFVSLIEQLFEFGQVPPETQEPLLAIRQQTLTHLLGQIRPSFVLALSRIGKPQTLETAVSNLAGLGKPTVLVGGFPKGHFSKASLKLADEMICIDPEMLETWTVVSRIVYEFERAMSLPVKRLNKAGAPTV; encoded by the coding sequence TTGCTGACGCTGATCATAGCCGAGTCGGCGCTGGAAACTATACCGGAGAGTCTCTGGAATCATCCATCTGTTAGGAAGCATTCAAGACTGCATCGAAAGCATCCGAAACTTATGCTTCTAGATCGCTCATATCATCACGCAGCAATGAAGAGATTGGAACTGAGCGAGAGGAGTGGACGACCTGACATTGTGCACTTCTCTCTGCTCGAGGGTCTGGGTTCTCCGCTCAACAAGGAAAAACTGCTGTCTATCTACGTGCACACGCTCAACGATTATGTGATATGGGTCAACCCGCAAGCCAGATTGCCGCGAAACTACAGTCGATTCGTCAGTCTAATAGAGCAGTTGTTCGAGTTTGGGCAAGTTCCGCCAGAAACTCAAGAGCCTTTACTCGCCATAAGACAACAAACTTTGACACACCTTTTAGGACAGATCAGACCATCCTTCGTTCTGGCTCTAAGCAGAATCGGCAAGCCTCAAACTCTCGAGACAGCCGTTTCAAACTTGGCTGGGCTAGGCAAGCCAACTGTGTTGGTGGGAGGGTTTCCGAAAGGGCACTTCTCTAAGGCGAGTCTGAAGCTAGCAGACGAAATGATATGCATTGACCCTGAAATGCTGGAAACATGGACCGTGGTGTCCAGAATCGTCTACGAATTTGAACGTGCCATGTCGCTTCCTGTCAAACGGCTTAACAAAGCTGGAGCACCTACCGTTTGA
- a CDS encoding C-GCAxxG-C-C family protein, translating to MSMKQIAANAASKFRGGYNCAESVLLAMAEHESVNSSLIPKIATPFGGGIARSASICGCVTGSLMAIGMKHGRIQASEDRLEAYAIATSFMTEFEKNSEV from the coding sequence ATGAGCATGAAGCAGATTGCTGCAAATGCGGCGTCCAAGTTTCGAGGCGGCTACAACTGTGCTGAGAGCGTTCTACTAGCAATGGCTGAACATGAAAGCGTAAACAGTTCACTTATTCCCAAGATTGCCACACCCTTCGGCGGAGGCATTGCCAGAAGCGCCTCAATCTGTGGATGTGTCACGGGATCGCTTATGGCTATAGGCATGAAACATGGACGCATACAAGCCTCAGAAGACAGACTTGAAGCATATGCTATTGCCACGAGTTTCATGACCGAGTTTGAAAAAAATTCGGAAGTCTAG
- the ileS gene encoding isoleucine--tRNA ligase, whose protein sequence is MKVAAKFKADTSKRWLTLDYRPLDVEQQVREFWQTHKVREKLEQLRSTRNNGVLGYVEGPPTLNGLPHVGHARGRVMKDLRYRWKSMQGFYVPFWAGWDCQGLPVELEVERELGVKNKKDLVEKVGEERFVAECKKTVMKYHKEWFEADAKLGVFMNHDKAYWTYRDEYIEREWQYLKRAWEQGLLGEGYYIVAYCPHCQTSLSNAEVGLGYEEVEDPSLYFKLKVKNAQNEYFLVWTTMPFTLVTDLMLAVHPEAEYAKVKVGEETWIMVKQRVELLMEELKVTGWKVAEVVSGKALEGVKYEYPFLEAVLKQRELDQHRLVHTVVTEDFVDVTAATGVVHLAPGNGEDDFWVAKRRNVPVYAPFDDEAKFTADAGEFAGLFARDSDSVVVDLLRKKGLLVSVKTVSHEYPLCWRSHHKLVWLARREYFLWTDKMNSRVVEAAEKVRYFFESPKNRFLSFLREGKPWCVSRERVWGAPLPVWVCQNCGNKELVASKKELMDRADSEPPADFELHKPWVDRLVLKCGKCGGLMKREPFVLDTWHNSGACPYARFSDKEFEKYVPTDFLVEAVDQTRGWANTLLLEHVLLTEKSEAPYRNYLFYGFVLDAKGRKMSKSLGNVLDVNTLLQHYSSDLCRFYTLWKCSPVDSMNFDVKELTKRPFQVLGTLYHLHRFFMQNAEYDHFDPRLHTLKWAEENGVLRPVDRWLLSKLQQAVSECTVKLETCEFNFAAEALETLVVDTVSREYVPMVRRDLWSDDPETLNRRLTVYATLWQTLRTLVLLFNPFTPFVCEFLYQNVCRTLDNTLPESVNLESWPVPDEVLRNVELEQDFAMLQRVVALSYSARQAAQLKRRWPLQKVVVVVPKDGQRVFRGLEDLFVELANVKSVGYLDELNPPHTEAEEKRWKVASEGDVHVLLDTVRDSRLLGEGVMRDLARRVQALRKELGFAPTDVLGAVFLAELDEETSGLLEPFLGEMAGLVRAGQVRLVRDRSEVKVEWREFSFDDRRVYVAVAQ, encoded by the coding sequence ATGAAGGTGGCCGCCAAATTCAAGGCTGATACTTCTAAGCGTTGGCTCACCCTGGACTATCGCCCGCTCGACGTGGAACAGCAAGTTCGTGAATTCTGGCAGACACATAAGGTACGCGAGAAGCTTGAACAGCTTAGGTCGACACGCAACAATGGCGTCCTAGGTTATGTCGAAGGTCCACCCACGCTTAACGGTCTACCTCATGTTGGACACGCTCGCGGTCGCGTGATGAAAGACCTGCGCTATCGTTGGAAGAGCATGCAGGGCTTTTATGTTCCATTTTGGGCAGGCTGGGACTGCCAAGGCTTACCAGTCGAATTGGAAGTTGAGCGTGAACTTGGCGTCAAGAACAAGAAGGACTTGGTTGAAAAAGTGGGCGAAGAGCGCTTCGTGGCTGAGTGCAAGAAAACCGTTATGAAGTATCACAAGGAGTGGTTTGAAGCCGACGCAAAGCTCGGCGTTTTTATGAACCATGACAAGGCTTACTGGACCTACCGGGACGAGTATATAGAGCGGGAGTGGCAGTATCTTAAGCGTGCTTGGGAGCAGGGCTTGCTTGGCGAAGGCTACTACATAGTGGCTTATTGTCCACATTGCCAGACTTCGTTAAGCAACGCTGAAGTGGGCCTAGGCTATGAAGAAGTAGAGGATCCCTCGCTCTATTTCAAATTGAAGGTGAAAAACGCCCAGAACGAGTACTTCCTCGTTTGGACAACTATGCCTTTCACTCTTGTAACCGACCTCATGTTGGCTGTTCATCCAGAAGCCGAATACGCCAAGGTCAAAGTGGGCGAAGAAACATGGATAATGGTGAAGCAGCGAGTCGAACTGTTGATGGAAGAGCTCAAGGTAACTGGTTGGAAGGTCGCCGAGGTAGTTTCTGGCAAGGCTCTTGAGGGCGTCAAGTACGAGTATCCGTTTCTTGAGGCGGTCCTTAAGCAACGAGAGCTCGATCAGCATCGTTTAGTTCATACAGTGGTGACTGAGGATTTTGTTGATGTAACCGCGGCTACGGGCGTTGTTCATCTGGCTCCGGGAAATGGAGAGGACGACTTCTGGGTTGCGAAGAGGCGTAATGTGCCTGTTTACGCGCCTTTTGATGATGAAGCTAAGTTTACGGCAGATGCTGGTGAGTTTGCGGGTTTGTTTGCTCGTGACTCTGACTCTGTTGTTGTGGATTTGCTTCGTAAGAAAGGCCTGTTGGTCTCGGTGAAGACGGTTTCGCATGAGTATCCGCTTTGCTGGCGTTCCCATCATAAACTTGTGTGGTTGGCGCGTAGGGAGTACTTCCTTTGGACTGATAAGATGAACAGTCGCGTTGTGGAAGCGGCGGAGAAGGTGCGTTACTTTTTTGAAAGTCCTAAGAATCGTTTTCTCTCGTTTCTGAGGGAGGGTAAGCCGTGGTGTGTTTCGCGTGAACGCGTGTGGGGTGCTCCTCTGCCCGTTTGGGTCTGCCAAAACTGTGGAAATAAGGAGTTGGTTGCCAGTAAGAAGGAGCTGATGGATAGGGCGGATTCTGAGCCTCCTGCTGATTTCGAGTTGCACAAGCCATGGGTAGACCGTTTGGTTTTGAAGTGTGGCAAATGTGGGGGCTTGATGAAGCGTGAGCCTTTTGTGCTGGACACGTGGCACAACAGCGGCGCCTGTCCTTATGCACGCTTTTCAGACAAAGAATTCGAAAAGTACGTGCCCACAGATTTCCTAGTGGAGGCTGTTGACCAAACACGCGGTTGGGCAAACACCCTACTGCTTGAACATGTCTTGCTGACTGAAAAGTCTGAAGCGCCTTACAGAAATTACCTTTTCTACGGGTTCGTGTTAGATGCAAAGGGCAGAAAAATGAGTAAAAGCCTAGGCAACGTCTTAGATGTAAACACGCTGCTCCAACATTATTCCTCCGACCTTTGCCGATTTTACACGCTCTGGAAGTGTTCGCCAGTTGACTCCATGAACTTCGACGTGAAAGAACTAACTAAACGCCCCTTCCAAGTGTTGGGCACGCTATATCATTTGCATCGTTTCTTTATGCAAAACGCCGAGTACGATCATTTTGATCCTAGGCTGCACACGTTGAAGTGGGCTGAGGAGAACGGTGTTCTTAGACCGGTGGACCGCTGGCTCCTGTCCAAACTTCAGCAGGCTGTGAGCGAATGCACCGTTAAGCTGGAGACCTGTGAGTTCAACTTTGCTGCAGAAGCGTTAGAAACGCTTGTTGTTGACACTGTCAGTCGTGAGTATGTACCTATGGTGCGCCGCGATTTGTGGAGTGATGACCCCGAGACGCTGAACAGGCGCTTGACTGTTTATGCGACGTTGTGGCAGACGCTTAGGACTCTGGTGCTGCTTTTCAATCCGTTCACGCCGTTTGTATGTGAGTTTCTGTATCAGAATGTTTGCCGTACTTTGGATAACACTTTGCCCGAGTCTGTGAACTTGGAGAGTTGGCCAGTTCCTGATGAGGTGCTTCGGAATGTTGAGCTTGAGCAGGATTTTGCCATGTTGCAGCGAGTTGTGGCGTTGAGTTATTCGGCTCGGCAGGCAGCTCAGTTGAAGCGTAGGTGGCCGTTGCAGAAGGTTGTGGTTGTTGTGCCGAAAGATGGGCAGAGAGTGTTTCGTGGTCTTGAGGATTTGTTTGTTGAGCTTGCTAACGTGAAGAGTGTAGGTTACCTTGACGAGTTGAATCCTCCGCACACTGAGGCTGAGGAGAAGCGTTGGAAGGTTGCTTCGGAGGGCGATGTTCACGTTTTGTTGGACACTGTGCGTGATAGTAGGCTTTTGGGTGAAGGGGTGATGCGTGATTTGGCTCGGCGGGTGCAGGCGCTGCGCAAGGAGTTGGGTTTTGCGCCTACAGATGTTCTTGGAGCTGTTTTTCTGGCTGAATTGGATGAGGAAACTTCGGGGTTGTTGGAGCCGTTTTTGGGTGAGATGGCAGGTTTGGTTCGGGCTGGGCAGGTGCGTCTTGTTAGGGATAGAAGCGAAGTGAAGGTTGAGTGGCGCGAGTTTTCATTTGATGATAGAAGAGTGTATGTGGCTGTGGCGCAGTAG
- a CDS encoding PadR family transcriptional regulator, with amino-acid sequence METSEFLKKMRKRVIRNFLDVLVLAELRKSAMSGYDVMAFILNKYRFLVSSGTIYSILFSLERNGLISGISIERKRVYKLTEKGEEAIRAITNTNDKIWYLILSLLKVEKQLRSQ; translated from the coding sequence TTGGAAACTTCAGAATTCCTTAAGAAAATGCGTAAACGAGTAATCAGAAATTTTCTAGATGTTCTAGTCTTAGCTGAGTTGCGCAAGAGCGCAATGAGCGGCTACGACGTTATGGCCTTTATTCTCAACAAATATCGTTTTCTGGTTAGCTCAGGCACAATCTACTCCATACTTTTTTCTTTGGAACGGAACGGTCTGATCTCAGGCATTTCGATTGAGCGTAAGAGAGTATACAAGCTGACTGAAAAAGGCGAAGAAGCCATCCGGGCAATCACGAATACCAACGACAAAATATGGTATCTTATATTAAGCCTACTAAAGGTGGAAAAGCAACTGCGAAGTCAGTAG
- a CDS encoding CdvA-like protein has product MLTWKDSFEKINTELEVNTRKKQALENLHSSGRISQFAYECLNKELTDDIEQIEVQRKALSEKMTGKLNELEEQRMALEMFLASTEMAHAAGEIDDEIHAKEGTALDLGLEATKQELNWIKEVIIQLVPKDTEMPPLPATPPAEAAEATTAEVPVEKTSETAQALQVEVPVEVTAKLSEAQVEQMQTTAETPADTQATTNEPTTSSEEPFRPQSEETPK; this is encoded by the coding sequence TTGTTAACGTGGAAAGACTCTTTCGAGAAGATCAACACAGAACTCGAAGTGAACACGCGGAAAAAGCAGGCTTTGGAGAACTTGCACAGCTCTGGGCGAATCTCTCAGTTTGCTTATGAATGCCTTAACAAAGAGTTGACCGATGACATCGAGCAAATCGAAGTTCAGAGGAAGGCATTGTCCGAGAAGATGACTGGCAAGCTCAATGAGTTGGAGGAGCAGCGAATGGCGCTTGAGATGTTTTTGGCAAGCACTGAGATGGCTCATGCGGCTGGCGAAATCGATGACGAGATTCACGCAAAAGAGGGCACCGCTCTTGATCTGGGGCTCGAGGCGACCAAACAGGAGCTGAACTGGATAAAGGAAGTGATAATTCAACTCGTTCCAAAAGACACTGAGATGCCACCATTGCCAGCAACCCCGCCAGCGGAAGCAGCTGAGGCGACAACTGCCGAGGTTCCAGTTGAGAAGACAAGTGAAACAGCGCAGGCCCTACAGGTCGAAGTTCCTGTTGAGGTAACTGCAAAACTAAGCGAAGCCCAAGTTGAGCAGATGCAGACGACCGCGGAGACTCCTGCAGACACTCAAGCCACAACCAATGAACCGACCACTTCGAGCGAAGAACCCTTTCGTCCTCAAAGCGAAGAAACGCCCAAGTAG
- a CDS encoding histone deacetylase, translating to MKVGIVYDEKYAEYDLGEGHPFRGDRFVNAMKFFESQSLFKFSNVFMLRPLPATKEDILRVHDPDYVDLIFRLGAASRPYDMETPVSPQILEAVMLIVGGAIEAGRSIFEGKAERAVAIGCGYHHAGRNYGGGFCLFNDIAAMVEYLRQKHGLKRTMIIDHDVHAGNGTSDIYYEDPNVLFVSLHQDPRTIYPGTGFIQQLGRGAGTGYNVNVPLPPGTSDETYLYALREIVPPLAEEFKPELIVGNGGSDPHFADMLGSLALTVQGFLGISQTLVKTAEKVCKGRIVLMPGSGYNPEVLPYCWYALVAGVAGLEKIDVKDPYALPVEPSFVRPKVEETVGTLKKLLKDYWKCFR from the coding sequence GTGAAGGTCGGTATTGTCTACGACGAGAAATACGCTGAATACGACTTGGGTGAGGGGCATCCGTTCAGAGGCGACCGATTTGTCAACGCCATGAAGTTTTTCGAATCACAAAGCTTGTTCAAGTTTTCCAATGTATTTATGCTGCGTCCACTGCCGGCGACAAAGGAAGATATCTTGAGAGTTCACGACCCAGACTATGTTGACTTGATCTTTCGGCTGGGTGCTGCAAGTCGCCCCTACGATATGGAGACGCCTGTTTCTCCTCAGATTCTTGAGGCTGTTATGTTGATAGTGGGCGGCGCCATTGAGGCTGGAAGATCCATATTCGAAGGCAAAGCTGAACGTGCGGTTGCAATCGGCTGTGGCTATCATCATGCAGGTCGCAACTATGGAGGTGGCTTCTGCCTCTTCAACGATATAGCAGCCATGGTTGAGTACTTGCGACAGAAACATGGGTTGAAACGAACAATGATCATCGACCACGATGTGCACGCTGGCAACGGAACAAGCGACATTTACTACGAGGATCCCAATGTGCTGTTTGTCTCGTTGCATCAGGATCCGAGGACGATTTATCCGGGCACGGGTTTCATTCAGCAGCTTGGGCGTGGAGCCGGAACAGGTTACAATGTCAATGTGCCGTTGCCACCTGGGACAAGTGATGAGACTTATTTGTATGCTTTAAGAGAGATTGTGCCACCGTTGGCTGAGGAGTTCAAGCCTGAGCTGATTGTGGGCAACGGCGGAAGTGACCCGCATTTTGCAGACATGCTTGGCAGTCTTGCTTTAACAGTGCAGGGCTTTCTGGGCATTTCACAAACGCTTGTCAAGACCGCGGAAAAAGTGTGTAAAGGCAGAATCGTGCTCATGCCCGGTAGTGGATATAATCCGGAAGTGCTGCCTTATTGTTGGTATGCACTTGTAGCCGGGGTTGCGGGGTTAGAGAAAATCGATGTGAAAGATCCGTATGCATTACCTGTTGAGCCAAGCTTTGTGCGCCCGAAGGTTGAGGAAACTGTCGGTACGCTGAAGAAGCTGCTCAAGGATTATTGGAAGTGCTTTCGCTGA
- a CDS encoding YbjQ family protein — translation MTQSSILVVTTPTVSGYEIVKVLGVVSGITVRTRGVGGKIVAGIEGIFGGEVTTYTYECEKARKESLQRLLENAQKMGANAIVGADFETSDILQGTATTFSAYGTAVVIKPVEKTE, via the coding sequence TTGACTCAATCATCGATTCTTGTCGTCACCACCCCAACTGTTTCAGGCTACGAGATTGTGAAAGTGCTAGGCGTAGTGAGCGGCATAACGGTTCGAACTAGAGGCGTAGGGGGCAAAATAGTCGCAGGAATTGAAGGCATCTTCGGCGGCGAAGTCACAACATACACGTATGAATGTGAAAAAGCAAGGAAAGAATCGCTGCAAAGACTCCTCGAAAACGCTCAGAAAATGGGCGCAAACGCCATTGTTGGAGCCGACTTCGAAACAAGCGACATACTACAAGGCACAGCAACAACCTTCTCAGCATATGGCACAGCCGTGGTCATCAAGCCCGTAGAGAAAACAGAGTAG
- a CDS encoding site-2 protease family protein, with protein MKPEAVSPPPPELSLPYEQIHQMVAAEFTVEEGFIEYNTPTFYVTQKPDVKQAFARLFKKMNSKQLLPVLRKRESRIVLQVVSKPPVKTSNPLINIVLLLATIGTTMFTGYLLSGEATDPLVGAVLFSTALMSILGAHEMGHKLTANKHGVEATYPYFIPGFPPFGTFGAVIQQKSLAPNRDALFDLGFSGPMIGFLLAVAVSIIGIPMSNIRVVQELPVGIIQPPILLDFLANYLLKFEPVSTGYVLIELHPVAFAGYIGMIVTMLNLMPIGQLDGGHVAQVLLGDTARAAVSVIAIVSLLFIAWPMALIAYLLSRVRHPDALDAVSTVSRTRKFASIALIVVFVLSVAPVAPLFF; from the coding sequence ATGAAACCGGAAGCAGTGTCGCCTCCGCCACCAGAGCTGAGTTTGCCATACGAGCAAATTCACCAAATGGTGGCTGCCGAATTTACGGTTGAAGAGGGCTTTATTGAATATAATACGCCGACCTTTTATGTGACCCAGAAGCCTGATGTCAAGCAAGCGTTCGCTCGCCTGTTCAAGAAAATGAACTCTAAACAGCTCTTACCGGTCTTAAGGAAGAGAGAAAGCCGGATTGTTCTGCAGGTGGTTTCGAAGCCGCCGGTTAAGACGAGTAACCCATTGATTAACATTGTCTTGCTCTTGGCCACTATTGGAACGACCATGTTTACTGGTTACCTTTTGTCTGGAGAGGCAACCGACCCGTTGGTGGGCGCTGTATTATTCTCGACAGCCTTGATGTCTATACTTGGGGCGCATGAAATGGGTCACAAACTTACAGCCAATAAACATGGAGTGGAGGCGACTTACCCATATTTCATTCCGGGTTTTCCGCCGTTTGGCACGTTCGGCGCTGTTATCCAGCAGAAATCGTTAGCACCTAATCGTGATGCGTTATTTGATTTGGGGTTCAGCGGTCCGATGATCGGATTTCTGTTGGCGGTTGCAGTTTCGATCATAGGGATACCAATGTCAAATATCAGAGTGGTTCAAGAGCTACCGGTTGGGATAATTCAACCGCCGATTCTGCTCGATTTTCTCGCCAATTACTTGCTGAAGTTTGAGCCGGTTTCAACAGGTTATGTTTTGATTGAGCTTCATCCTGTGGCTTTTGCCGGATACATAGGCATGATTGTGACGATGCTGAACCTCATGCCTATTGGGCAGTTAGACGGTGGTCATGTTGCGCAGGTTCTGTTGGGGGATACCGCTCGCGCTGCAGTGTCAGTTATCGCGATTGTCTCCTTGCTGTTCATCGCATGGCCAATGGCGTTGATTGCTTATTTGTTGTCGCGTGTAAGGCACCCCGATGCTTTAGATGCGGTTTCAACGGTTTCAAGAACAAGAAAATTTGCTTCGATCGCGTTGATAGTTGTGTTTGTGTTGAGCGTTGCGCCTGTAGCTCCATTGTTTTTCTGA